The genomic DNA ATTGCATCTTAATagatactttttttaagacaaaagattcttattataaaaaaaaaataataacccataatattttttaatatcaaaGTGATAAGACAATAAgggataaattttattctcggaaataatatcatttttcttttatattttgctatacattataaacatatattaaaacATTGGATCTTCTATTTCTGATATACATAACtgtgtaataaaaaatatttttaaattcataaaattaagctacttcaaatttaaaaatattctctaAAAATGGCATATACTACTTGTCAAACGCcaacaaaagaaaatagtagatatgtaattttaacttttatATTCAATAATCAAAAACTATACATAAAACAGTACATACAATATTCATTAAATAGTTAAGTAAATACTCtattatatttcaaaataaatatataaattttgtttttttcttcactcttATTATCATTTAGAATAAATTTGATATAAATTGTGGTGCTCATATTTTTAGTCCAACACGTCAAACATGTGATAATATAGATAAGAAATATTTGGATTTTATTAAGAGTATTAACAATCCAATATTAcgacacatttttttttattttgtacattattatatagagGGGCAcgattattattataatagtGGTCCTTCTCACAGAAACGGAGCTTGCCAATATCTCATGCATTggttacaagaaaaaaagatttattcACGTATGGTGGGACTTGTGCAATAAATCAAAGGTTGTGGGAAGTTAAATTTAAAGAGCTGTGGGATTTGATAACGTATGATGGTTATTACA from Plasmodium cynomolgi strain B DNA, scaffold: 1201, whole genome shotgun sequence includes the following:
- a CDS encoding CYIR protein (putative;~vir-type antigen), whose translation is NKFDINCGAHIFSPTRQTCDNIDKKYLDFIKSINNPILRHIFFYFVHYYIEGHDYYYNSGPSHRNGACQYLMHWLQEKKIYSRMVGLVQ